GGCATTTTTCCTTCAAATAATCTCCCCTCCAAATACAACTTCTGAAGTGGAGGAGTTGGAGAATTTAACATTTCAAAGTTGAGCTGTTCATTCCGTCGTGCTGACAACCACAAGGAGCGAAGGTTACTCATCATAGCCAATGAGGTGCAAAGCTGAGGACAATGGGCATGTTCCACCTCCTCAACTGCTAATGATCGGAGCTCTTTCATATCTGCCAATCGCTGTACAAGTTTCTCATTTGCTTTAACTGACCGCAAGGTTTGTAGGTTCTTCCACTGCCATGCCCTTTCAAGAGTTGGAACACATCCAACTACAGTTGATCCCCCAAACTCAATTTCAATTTCAGTCACAAATAGGTGACGAAGTTGCTTCAATTGTGTCACACCACGTGGGAGCTTCACTATATTGGAATCACGGAGGTCAAGTGTTTGCAAACTCTGGAGCTTTTGGATATTGTTGGGAAGTTGTTGCACTCCTGTTTCCCTCAACCCCAAATAGTGAAGGTTAAACAAGGCTGAAACTTCATTTGGTAAGTTGGAGATTGGAGCATCTTCCAGCTCCAACACCCTCAACATTTGGAAACTAATTAAAACTGCTCTTAGGGAATCTGAACTAAAATTGCATGTAGAGAACATAAGCAAAGAGCGAAGTTGTGAAAAGCTCCTTCTATCTAAGTCAAGGGATTCATCATTTGTTTGGATGGAAAGGCGACGAGTTTGATTGTCCAAAACTGATTGTGAACCATCAAGAATCATGCAAAATTTTGCATTTCTAGATATTTCAAGTGTTACCTCTCTTACAACATCGTGCATTCTGAAAGCCTTCAGCCTCCCAAAATTATTTCTCTCCACCACTTGAAGCATGGACCGATCCACAAGTTGAGCAAGATAATATTCAGCCTCCTCTTCCATTACTCTGTTATTGTTGTTTTTCTTCATGAATCCTTCGGCGACCCACAATCGGATTAGTTTCTTCCTTTTTATTAGATAATCTTCAGGGAAGATGCTACAATAAACAAAACAATTCTTTAAATAGAAAGGCAAATCATTGAAGCTAAGGTTAAGAATGCTCTTCAATGCATCAAGCGAAGGGTTTTTTTCAAACTCCCAGTGAAGACAATCATAGACTTCCTTCCATCCACTTTCACTCTTTTCCTTGGTTGATAATAATCTGCCAATTACTGTAATAGCTAACGGTGAGCCTTGACACTTGTTCAAAATCCTATTACTGTAATCCTCAAGCTCTTGTGGGCAATCATTATTGTTCTCTCTTCGGAATGCCTTCTTGCAAAACAAAATCCATGCATCTTTTTCATTAAGTTGTTGCAGCTTTATCATATGTACTTCATTTGCTATCCTTGCTACTTCATGGTATCTAGTAGTAACAAGAAGTCTACTTCCATTGTTGCAATCAACAAATGCATGGCTTATTTTCTCCCACAAGTCTACACGCCAAACATCATCCAAAACGACTATGTACCTCTTTTGCTGCAAACTTTCTCTGATGCTTTCAAGTAACTGTGATCGTGGCATGGTAGTAATACCATCTGGGGCAAACTCCTTTTTTCCCTTGAAGATTTCCTGGACCATTGTTCTTAGGAGTTCATCCACTCTATAAGTTTGTGAGACTGTGACCCATACCTGACAATCAAAGTGACTCTTCACGGTACTATGGCGATAGACATTTGCGACGAGTGTAGTTTTCCCAAGGCCACCCATTCCCCATACTGCAATTGCTGTCATCTTCCTGCAAGTATCAGCATTAGTCAACCACGAAAGCAACTTAGATTTATGCTCTTCTATCCCCACTACATCGTCCTCATCAATTAACATCGGATCACAAACTCGATAATGATGAGCGTCGTCGCTTTCTGAATTCACTCTATCCTCATTGCCACTTATTGTTAAACCATATAGATTGTTCATGCTTTCAAGTTCAGAAAGATGTTTCTCCATGTTTTCTAACTTAGAATCAATATCATGCCAAGCCTTGCCAAGACTGCCACAAATTAGGATTGATGGTGTTGAGAGATAATACTTCCATGTTCTTCCACGTTGCTCTTCAACTAGATAGAGGTATTCATCAATGATGTCTTCCATCTTAAAGGCTACTACTCTCACCTATCATATAATccataaaaaaacaaaatattttgtcTTATGACATCAATAATTTGATTAAATTCCTTAAAGAGTTGGGCTATTAGTTTTGTAGAAGAATGAGAACGATCAGTTAAAAGCATGCATGGAGGAACAAAAGACATAAAAGTATAGGAAACTGTGTGATCACCTCTTTGATCCAAGCCTCAGAAGCAGCAGCAACATCAGTCGACCGATTAGATCTTTCAAGGAAGCAGTGTATCACCCTGAACTTCGCGGCGTTTCGTTCTATGCGAGCGTGAA
The genomic region above belongs to Zingiber officinale cultivar Zhangliang chromosome 11A, Zo_v1.1, whole genome shotgun sequence and contains:
- the LOC122032837 gene encoding disease resistance protein RPM1-like → MEAALIFFLFNKLGGITVDQVQAQSRCSELLLQYTTPPLDQIHARIERNAAKFRVIHCFLERSNRSTDVAAASEAWIKEVRVVAFKMEDIIDEYLYLVEEQRGRTWKYYLSTPSILICGSLGKAWHDIDSKLENMEKHLSELESMNNLYGLTISGNEDRVNSESDDAHHYRVCDPMLIDEDDVVGIEEHKSKLLSWLTNADTCRKMTAIAVWGMGGLGKTTLVANVYRHSTVKSHFDCQVWVTVSQTYRVDELLRTMVQEIFKGKKEFAPDGITTMPRSQLLESIRESLQQKRYIVVLDDVWRVDLWEKISHAFVDCNNGSRLLVTTRYHEVARIANEVHMIKLQQLNEKDAWILFCKKAFRRENNNDCPQELEDYSNRILNKCQGSPLAITVIGRLLSTKEKSESGWKEVYDCLHWEFEKNPSLDALKSILNLSFNDLPFYLKNCFVYCSIFPEDYLIKRKKLIRLWVAEGFMKKNNNNRVMEEEAEYYLAQLVDRSMLQVVERNNFGRLKAFRMHDVVREVTLEISRNAKFCMILDGSQSVLDNQTRRLSIQTNDESLDLDRRSFSQLRSLLMFSTCNFSSDSLRAVLISFQMLRVLELEDAPISNLPNEVSALFNLHYLGLRETGVQQLPNNIQKLQSLQTLDLRDSNIVKLPRGVTQLKQLRHLFVTEIEIEFGGSTVVGCVPTLERAWQWKNLQTLRSVKANEKLVQRLADMKELRSLAVEEVEHAHCPQLCTSLAMMSNLRSLWLSARRNEQLNFEMLNSPTPPLQKLYLEGRLFEGKMPRFICSCADLTRVRLFGSLLIEDPLPSLSQLPKLVELSLGYAFDEQKLHFRKGWFLNLKSLSLKGLNKLNNIVIEKGTLTNLRELLISGLRELRMIPLGIEFLTNLQSLSLFGMPKELVGKLREDDGNEDRQKIRHIPNVFFY